Proteins encoded together in one Juglans regia cultivar Chandler chromosome 9, Walnut 2.0, whole genome shotgun sequence window:
- the LOC108992005 gene encoding putative anthocyanidin reductase → TLNVFKACLKSKSVKRVVFTSSISTLTAKEYITGNWRSVVDESCQTPVDHVWNTKASGWIYVLTKRLTEEAAFKFANENHIDLVSVITSTVAGPSLTLDVPSSIRVLLSPITGEPETFRILSAVNARIGSIALVHIEDICSAHIFLMEHAKAEGRYICCAQNCQMSKLVEHLAGEYPCSNIRSVEKEENLVPHEISSRKLRDLGFNYKHGLQDIIHETITSCLEYGFLPPAK, encoded by the exons ACCTTGAACGTTTTCAAAGCCTGCTTAAAATCCAAATCTGTGAAAAGGGTTGTTTTCACATCTTCCATTAGTACTCTCACTGCCAAAGAGTACATCACTGGAAATTGGAGATCTGTAGTTGATGAGTCTTGCCAAACTCCGGTTGATCATGTCTGGAATACAAAAGCAAGTGGATGG ATTTATGTACTTACAAAGCGTCTCACGGAGGAAGCAGCATTTAAATTTGCAAATGAAAATCATATTGATCTCGTCTCAGTAATAACTAGTACTGTTGCTGGTCCATCACTCACTTTGGATGTCCCCTCAAGCATTCGAGTTCTCTTGTCTCCAAT TACAGGAGAACCTGAGACCTTTAGGATATTATCTGCTGTGAATGCAAGAATAGGGTCGATTGCTTTAGTTCACATCGAAGATATATGCAGTGCCCACATATTCCTTAT GGAG CATGCTAAAGCAGAAGGTCGATACATATGCTGCGCCCAAAATTGTCAAATGTCCAAGTTGGTTGAGCATCTAGCTGGGGAATACCCCTGCTCTAATATTAG GTCtgtagagaaagaagaaaacctAGTCCCTCATGAAATTTCTTCCAGGAAGCTAAGAGATCTGGGTTTCAATTACAAACATGGCTTACAAGACATAATACATGAGACAATCACTTCTTGTTTAGAGTATGGTTTTTTACCTCCTGCAAAGTAA
- the LOC108999455 gene encoding uncharacterized protein LOC108999455, with protein sequence MPTVWFSLKRSLHCKSEPSDVHDPKTRKQLSTISTRKAGRSGCSRSIANLKDVIHGSKRHLEKPPSCSPRSIGSSEFLNPITHEVILSNSRCELKITGFGGFQEGVSGGGGESGGLGGNNGSGDSMFVGTLRPGTPGPGGNPTMHYFNSSVRTSSTPPRKSSFVVSDREGSGSEGSAVFGGGGVHSSNRVSLETQSNGSSTVICHKCGEQFSKWEAAEAHHLSKHAVTELVEGDSSRKIVEIICRTSWLKSENQFGRIERVLKVHNMQRTLARFEEYREMVKVKASKLPKKHPRCLADGNELLRFYGTTLSCSLGRNGASSLCATEKCSVCRIIKNGFSAKKELKGGIGVFTTSTSGRAFESIEILEEDAAVRKALIVCRVVAGRVHRPLENIQEMAGQTGFDSLAGRVGLYSNIEELYLLNPRALLPCFVVICKP encoded by the exons atgCCAACAGTGTGGTTCTCTCTAAAAAGGTCTTTACACTGCAAATCAGAGCCATCAGATGTTCATGACCCAAAGACGAGGAAGCAACTGAGCACAATCTCGACAAGAAAAGCAGGAAGGTCTGGGTGTTCAAGGTCAATAGCAAATCTCAAAGATGTTATCCATGGAAGTAAGAGACATTTGGAGAAGCCACCAAGTTGCAGTCCAAGATCTATTGGGAGCAGTGAATTCCTCAACCCAATAACCCATGAAGTGATACTGAGTAACTCCAGGTGTGAGCTCAAAATCACTGGTTTTGGTGGTTTCCAAGAAGGGGTTAGTGGTGGAGGTGGTGAAAGCGGTGGTCTTGGTGGTAATAACGGTAGCGGTGATTCAATGTTTGTGGGCACTTTGAGGCCGGGGACACCTGGACCTGGGGGCAACCCTACAATGCACTATTTTAATTCTTCTGTTAGGACATCATCAACTCCTCCAAGGAAGTCTTCTTTTGTTGTATCAGATAGAGAAGGGTCTGGATCAGAGGGTTCTGCTGtttttggtggtggtggagtTCATTCAAGCAATAGGGTCTCTCTTGAGACACAGTCTAATGGGTCTTCTACAGTGATTTGCCATAAATGTGGAGAGCAGTTCAGCAAATGGGAAGCTGCTGAAGCTCATCATCTCTCCAAGCATGCTG TTACAGAACTTGTGGAAGGCGACTCATCTAGGAAAATTGTTGAAATTATATGCCGGACAAGCTGGTTGAAGTCTGAGAACCAATTTGGCCGGATTGAGAGGGTTTTGAAAGTTCATAATATGCAAAGAACTCTTGCTCGATTTGAAGAATATAGGGAGATGGTGAAGGTCAAAGCCAGCAAACTCCCCAAGAAACACCCTCGGTGCCTCGCCGATGGTAACGAACTTTTGAGGTTCTATGGCACAACCTTGTCATGTTCTCTTGGTCGAAATGGTGCCTCCAGCCTCTGTGCAACAGAAAAATGCAGTGTTTgcagaattataaaaaatggattCTCTGCCAAGAAGGAGCTTAAGGGTGGAATAGGAGTTTTCACAACTTCAACTAGTGGAAGAGCTTTTGAATCTATAGAAATTCTTGAGGAAGACGCAGCTGTTAGGAAAGCCTTAATAGTCTGCAGAGTCGTTGCTGGAAGGGTTCATAGGCCTTTGGAGAACATACAAGAAATGGCTGGCCAAACAGGATTTGATTCATTGGCTGGTAGAGTGGGTCTTTATTCCAATATTGAGGAACTTTATTTGCTCAATCCTAGAGCCCTCCTTCCTTGCTTTGTGGTAATCTGCAAACCCTGA